CAGGGTGTGAGGGAATAGTCTAAACCAATATCAAAACCTAGTCTATGGAAATAAGGAAAGGATTTTGTTAATGAATAAATTCCTTCTTGACAAAGTGTAATTATTCTGTTTTTTGTTTTTTCTATTGTTTTTAAATCAAATCCATTAGAAGATAGATAATTTTCTAAAGTTATGGCATTTCCACCAATGGTATAATTAGAAACTATATAACCTATCTTGCCTATTCTGACACCTATACCTTCTAAAAGCCAAGTATCATAAGGTTTTTGGAAGAGTACCCGGATATCCGTATGTCTATTATTGTATTTTAGAAGGTGTAACCCCTGTTGAATTAGATAATCTTCTTTTTTTAAAAAAACACTAATATATCTTTCAAGATTTTCCAAAGAGTCAAAGGTGTGACATTTATCCCTTTCCCTAAGGATATATTTTTTATTAAAATAAAAAATTGACATAACCCCTTTACCTAAGCTGCCATTAACGGGTTTGATGTAGAGATAATGATATTTATCTAACA
This window of the Anaerobranca californiensis DSM 14826 genome carries:
- a CDS encoding YheC/YheD family protein — encoded protein: MIISQNFQESNKLIKHQVLWQNPKIKKHLLETIPYSKKGLKEMLDKYHYLYIKPVNGSLGKGVMSIFYFNKKYILRERDKCHTFDSLENLERYISVFLKKEDYLIQQGLHLLKYNNRHTDIRVLFQKPYDTWLLEGIGVRIGKIGYIVSNYTIGGNAITLENYLSSNGFDLKTIEKTKNRIITLCQEGIYSLTKSFPYFHRLGFDIGLDYSLTPWIIEVNTSPNFNLFKKLSLELYGKIKNNNEIINKIIFTKVNFKNKLE